ACTTCAATCCGAACTCACGCGATTGGAGTACCAACGGTACCCGGTCAGGAAGCTCACGGCGTAATACCGCCATGATGCGTTCCATTGAGGTCATATCATTCTTTCTCATGTGGATTTCTCCCAGATTGCAAGTGAAGCCGTCAATAGGGCGGCGACTACACAGTTGCCGAATGCGTCGCGGCCTTTGGCTTCAACGTACCACCATGGACAAATTCTCCATCCCAGGAAGGGCTCAACAGCGTCTTACCAACATCCACCGCGCTCATCGCTTCAGGTGCCCACCCATCGGAACCGATTTCCTGCGCGAACTTTGCGGTTACCGGAGCGCCTCCACAAATCACTTTGACTTTGTCTCGAAGGCCTGCTTCCCGCAGCGCCTCGATCGTAGTCTTGTGCATCATCATGGTCGTACTGAGCAGCGCGGACATCCCCACGATATCCGCATTTACAGCCACGACTTTCTCGATGAACATTTCGGGTGTTACGTTAACACCCAAGTCATGTACCTCGAATCCCGCGCCCTCGAACATCGTGGCCACTATTCCCTTGCCGATGTCGTGAAGATCGCCCTTCACGGTCCCGAGCACGATAGTGCCTCGCGGCTTTGAGCTGCCTGGTGAAATGAGCGGTTTCAAAACGGCGAATCCTGCATTCATGGCGCGTGCAGTAACCAAAACTTCGGGGATGAAAGCGGTCCCGCGCTTGAATCGCTCGCCGACCACGGCAAGTCCCGCCTGAAGGCCATTCACTA
The nucleotide sequence above comes from Pseudomonadota bacterium. Encoded proteins:
- a CDS encoding cobalamin-binding protein, producing the protein MQIIDPVTGDRVEVSGTSEQIEALKALSDLVEHGDVNNVPDATQRALDSGLEPLAILVNGLQAGLAVVGERFKRGTAFIPEVLVTARAMNAGFAVLKPLISPGSSKPRGTIVLGTVKGDLHDIGKGIVATMFEGAGFEVHDLGVNVTPEMFIEKVVAVNADIVGMSALLSTTMMMHKTTIEALREAGLRDKVKVICGGAPVTAKFAQEIGSDGWAPEAMSAVDVGKTLLSPSWDGEFVHGGTLKPKAATHSATV